One Methanolobus sp. WCC4 DNA segment encodes these proteins:
- a CDS encoding methylamine methyltransferase corrinoid protein reductive activase, whose amino-acid sequence MYGIALDVGTSGFRAQLIDLEIKEVIKTSMTMKHPLPGGNVTDHLDFAISIGEDIAHGIIIDTVEKMIEGFDVGPSQISMIAVCGNPIQLSLFQNSEIRDLAYVGRNMRDRLGIGDVERNARVFPAMDIFHKDLKLDKCMIIVPPAIEHEIGADALAMMVETDFLDQEEPTLVTDYGTNAEMAIKVGNRIITGSAAAGPAIEGQGISCGMLAAPGAITDVDLENNLWRIYVLDENMETVKGHLIDPISGMILEGSEVVPVGITGTGLISILSLAIDTGLITSPPKLKYGRIELGDGIEITEEDIKEAGKAIGAIRAAQLTLVLESGISYDDLETMYMSGASGTYVNPVKARKIGSCPDFTKRTVQFGNTSLSLARDIVLEKVKLDTLIELAGNIKADHLMMATSENFKKLYACELGYWTEGMSMEMYRKLLKMSKLPELPIPVEYPMLEKRERQDISETGDAPVEVIEDIGVTLEELAVGCIMCHKCEKECPEQAIFIKADDGLIAKYNTQKCLGTACKRCVSVCPVHAIDYKEIKIMDESLLSGLSA is encoded by the coding sequence ATGTATGGAATAGCGTTAGATGTGGGAACCAGCGGCTTCAGGGCGCAACTGATCGACCTGGAAATAAAAGAAGTTATAAAGACTTCAATGACAATGAAACATCCATTGCCTGGTGGGAACGTGACGGATCATCTTGACTTTGCAATATCCATTGGAGAGGATATAGCACACGGTATCATCATAGATACTGTGGAGAAGATGATCGAAGGATTTGATGTGGGTCCATCGCAGATATCAATGATCGCTGTTTGTGGAAACCCGATACAGCTATCTCTTTTCCAGAACTCGGAGATTCGTGATCTGGCCTATGTAGGAAGGAACATGCGGGATCGATTGGGGATAGGTGACGTAGAACGTAATGCCCGGGTATTTCCGGCTATGGATATATTCCACAAGGATCTGAAACTTGATAAATGTATGATAATTGTCCCTCCTGCTATTGAACATGAGATTGGTGCTGATGCGCTTGCCATGATGGTCGAGACGGATTTCCTTGACCAGGAAGAGCCAACTCTTGTAACGGATTACGGAACGAACGCTGAGATGGCCATTAAGGTGGGCAACAGGATCATCACCGGGAGCGCTGCAGCGGGACCTGCTATAGAAGGTCAGGGTATAAGTTGTGGTATGCTTGCAGCTCCGGGAGCGATCACAGATGTTGATCTGGAAAATAATCTCTGGAGAATATATGTGCTGGATGAGAACATGGAAACCGTAAAAGGACACTTGATCGATCCGATAAGCGGAATGATACTTGAAGGATCGGAAGTAGTACCGGTTGGTATCACGGGAACCGGTCTTATTTCCATATTGTCCCTTGCGATCGATACCGGACTCATTACAAGTCCTCCTAAACTAAAATATGGAAGGATCGAACTGGGTGATGGTATCGAGATAACGGAAGAAGACATAAAAGAAGCTGGTAAGGCCATTGGTGCCATAAGGGCAGCTCAGTTAACGCTGGTACTTGAATCAGGTATCTCCTATGATGACCTTGAAACAATGTATATGAGCGGTGCTTCCGGAACCTATGTAAATCCTGTCAAGGCAAGGAAGATAGGTTCATGTCCTGATTTTACAAAGAGAACAGTGCAATTCGGGAACACCTCCCTATCCCTTGCAAGGGATATTGTTCTTGAAAAGGTTAAACTTGATACTCTGATCGAACTGGCAGGGAATATAAAGGCCGATCATCTTATGATGGCAACCAGTGAGAACTTCAAGAAGCTCTATGCCTGTGAACTGGGATACTGGACAGAGGGGATGTCAATGGAGATGTATAGAAAATTATTAAAGATGTCCAAATTGCCTGAACTCCCGATTCCCGTCGAATATCCTATGCTTGAGAAAAGGGAACGGCAAGATATCAGTGAGACCGGTGATGCTCCGGTAGAAGTGATAGAGGACATAGGTGTCACTCTTGAAGAACTTGCAGTTGGATGCATAATGTGCCATAAATGTGAAAAGGAATGTCCTGAGCAGGCAATATTCATAAAAGCGGATGATGGTCTCATTGCAAAGTACAATACTCAGAAATGTCTGGGGACGGCATGCAAAAGATGTGTTAGTGTGTGTCCGGTGCATGCGATCGACTACAAAGAAATAAAGATCATGGACGAAAGCCTGCTTTCAGGTCTTTCGGCATAA
- a CDS encoding uroporphyrinogen decarboxylase family protein — protein sequence MVDEMTSRERFINALEMKEVDRMPLGYLWFGAGDAVLEKMNTNMEDVYYSAKGIARAQILAREMYHHDNVMSPWGCLLVEAEAFGAKINIKRHSYPSIATFPLNSAKEYENIDPGTIERSERTKTIAESISLLKKELGDEVFISGALLTPFMLASQLMDGSRMFMEMMKDPDNFHELLDVLTDSCITFADMMLDAGADGIFIENGGSTSDLFSLEMAKEFGFDYSKKMYSHIQERGGYVISHNCANHAFHELELALEPDALNFFFGDVKSLGQKYGIDCLQVHNHRHIGCSERYCFRDLKDFSDSGICLMGNINPYAFNTGRFDRIAAEVNRCMDAAPERGFILSTGCEIPLDTPQEEMALLWESMRSYFDRGN from the coding sequence ATGGTTGATGAGATGACCTCCAGGGAGCGCTTTATCAACGCTCTTGAAATGAAAGAAGTGGACAGGATGCCACTGGGGTATCTGTGGTTCGGAGCTGGTGATGCGGTGCTCGAGAAGATGAATACAAACATGGAGGATGTTTACTATTCTGCAAAAGGCATTGCCAGAGCACAGATATTAGCAAGGGAAATGTATCACCATGACAATGTAATGTCCCCATGGGGATGTTTGCTTGTGGAAGCGGAGGCTTTTGGGGCAAAAATAAACATCAAGAGACATTCTTATCCTTCAATAGCCACCTTTCCTCTAAATTCTGCAAAAGAATATGAGAACATTGATCCGGGTACCATAGAACGCTCAGAAAGGACAAAGACCATTGCAGAGTCCATATCTTTGTTAAAAAAAGAGCTTGGAGATGAGGTTTTCATTAGCGGTGCACTACTTACTCCTTTCATGCTTGCTTCACAGTTAATGGATGGGAGCAGGATGTTCATGGAAATGATGAAAGATCCCGATAATTTCCATGAACTTCTTGATGTTCTTACTGACAGTTGCATCACCTTTGCGGACATGATGCTTGATGCAGGAGCAGATGGTATATTTATTGAGAACGGAGGGAGCACTTCGGATCTTTTCAGCCTGGAAATGGCAAAGGAATTCGGCTTTGATTATTCTAAGAAGATGTATTCACACATACAGGAAAGAGGGGGATACGTAATATCCCATAACTGTGCGAACCATGCATTCCACGAACTGGAACTGGCTCTTGAACCTGATGCTTTGAATTTCTTCTTTGGAGATGTGAAATCACTGGGGCAAAAGTACGGGATCGACTGTCTGCAGGTCCATAATCATAGGCATATTGGTTGCAGTGAAAGATATTGTTTCAGAGATCTCAAAGACTTCAGTGATTCAGGTATATGCCTGATGGGAAATATCAATCCCTATGCATTCAATACAGGAAGGTTTGACAGGATAGCTGCCGAAGTGAATCGTTGTATGGATGCTGCTCCTGAAAGGGGATTCATCCTATCCACTGGATGTGAGATACCACTGGATACACCTCAGGAAGAGATGGCACTTCTGTGGGAATCAATGAGATCTTATTTTGACAGGGGGAATTAA
- a CDS encoding TCP-1/cpn60 chaperonin family protein: protein MSTSLENMGYMNAGNMSTINAGNMNTMNALDDMDALRQSVRGRIGVREDVEEDGLVHEMLQASRDIKDLLVSSFGPRGSSKIIISPTDDVYLTSDGKTIIEQIDVLHPVITSLKKLAMSMDRVCGDGTKTAVIIAASLIENAAKLMDIGLHPTTIIKGYQLALNKAYDILNYESIRISSENDLHSVIENASLGKGIEPHQARIIADIVLETLSKIRDIHGDAHIDLNDYVKVIKKVGSPSIESISGMVLDERPARSDMPWHLENTSVLMINGNVKFESKIINSQRNLRIDDLADPRLIFQGQERNLKVMSQKIIDSGAKLVFCEGEVDESVEGSLAKHGVLLFQKLKLRDMEMVSKATGASILSIRDDIMLDHLGFADEAEVVKRNDEHFLFLSVSDQLISTIMIWEPFRYGLEKIEEAVDDAVNNAAFILKNPLAVRGGGDVEFVLSQMLRQYSSTIEGKEQLAVIEYANALEEIPRTLARNVGLNEVDAVTRMLNSYNKGIDCRIDQSRNVVPNNPPVYDSFSIKQMAVIAATEAVSNILRIDKIVLKKS from the coding sequence ATGAGCACTTCACTGGAAAATATGGGTTATATGAATGCGGGAAATATGAGCACTATAAACGCAGGGAACATGAACACTATGAACGCACTGGATGATATGGATGCCCTGCGTCAGAGTGTGCGTGGTCGTATCGGGGTCAGGGAGGATGTTGAAGAAGATGGTCTCGTCCATGAGATGCTACAGGCTTCCAGGGATATCAAGGACCTCCTTGTTTCATCTTTTGGACCACGGGGATCCAGCAAGATAATAATCAGTCCCACAGACGACGTTTATCTTACAAGTGACGGGAAGACGATAATTGAACAGATAGATGTGCTGCATCCGGTGATCACTTCTCTCAAAAAGCTTGCCATGTCCATGGACAGGGTGTGTGGTGACGGTACAAAGACCGCAGTGATAATAGCTGCTTCTCTTATCGAGAATGCTGCTAAGCTCATGGATATCGGCCTGCATCCTACAACCATCATAAAAGGATACCAGCTTGCTCTGAACAAGGCTTACGATATCCTGAACTATGAGAGCATTCGGATAAGTTCTGAAAATGACCTGCATTCTGTAATAGAGAATGCCTCTCTGGGTAAAGGTATTGAGCCACATCAGGCAAGGATAATAGCAGATATCGTTCTTGAGACACTTTCTAAGATCCGGGATATCCATGGTGATGCTCACATAGATCTCAACGACTATGTCAAAGTCATAAAAAAGGTAGGTTCTCCCTCTATAGAATCTATTTCCGGAATGGTCCTTGATGAAAGACCTGCAAGATCAGACATGCCTTGGCATCTGGAAAATACAAGCGTACTTATGATCAACGGCAATGTGAAATTTGAAAGCAAGATCATAAATTCACAGCGCAATCTACGGATAGACGATCTCGCCGATCCAAGGCTTATCTTTCAGGGACAGGAAAGAAATCTGAAAGTCATGTCACAGAAGATAATTGATTCCGGGGCTAAGCTTGTATTTTGTGAAGGAGAGGTGGACGAATCTGTGGAAGGCTCACTTGCAAAACATGGTGTACTGCTTTTCCAGAAACTAAAACTGAGGGATATGGAGATGGTCTCAAAGGCAACAGGTGCAAGCATTCTTTCCATCAGGGACGATATAATGCTTGATCATCTGGGCTTTGCCGATGAGGCAGAGGTCGTAAAAAGAAACGATGAGCATTTCCTTTTCCTCTCTGTCAGTGATCAGCTGATATCCACTATCATGATATGGGAGCCTTTCAGGTATGGTCTTGAAAAGATCGAGGAGGCAGTGGATGATGCAGTCAATAATGCTGCATTCATACTGAAGAATCCTCTTGCCGTAAGAGGAGGAGGGGATGTTGAATTTGTGCTCTCACAGATGCTCAGGCAGTATTCTTCCACCATCGAAGGGAAAGAGCAACTCGCAGTTATTGAATATGCGAACGCCCTCGAAGAGATCCCTAGAACACTTGCACGAAACGTGGGTCTCAATGAGGTAGATGCGGTAACGAGAATGCTCAATTCCTATAACAAGGGAATTGACTGCAGGATCGATCAAAGCCGAAATGTCGTTCCTAACAACCCTCCTGTATATGATTCTTTCAGCATTAAACAAATGGCTGTTATCGCAGCTACCGAGGCTGTAAGCAATATATTGAGAATTGACAAGATCGTATTGAAAAAGTCCTGA
- a CDS encoding hydantoinase/oxoprolinase family protein: MNLGLGIDTGGTYTDAVIMDLEDGSIIDSNKSLTTYPDLIRGIVSSIDGLKAEHLANVRFTSVSTTLATNTTLEGKGYPAGLILVGYNISRKIPTDHILSIEGGHDADGNEVEPLGDLKKVKEFVTMNQHKVSSFAISSYFGVRNPEHELIIKEIIQDLTDHPVVCGHELSMELGAYERALTALLNAQLIPVIDQFIRSVRSVMQDKNINSVLMMMRCDGSLVRIEEALKKPVESIFSGPAASLLGAAHLTGLKECLTVDVGGTSTDISMILDGLPAISSSGAVVGDWHTMVKAIKMNTSAIGGDSHVWMKEKARMGPNRVIPLCLCAAEFPSIISKLQNAERISKRIMSDIIQPTTFFMSNGTKSHSLHASELEVEEMEIFDAITDEPSSIADIAAKTNKHALMFEGILRDLIQKRYVRQVGFTPTDVLHVIGDYTRWDSSASMLGAALLSEYTSMGPFDLCTTLKEDVAREIVLNLISHCADKVKKTDLAKILDGTELMKFTIKTPVVMVGAPVAPYLKDMKYLIDADIRLPQYHEVGNAVGALVGNVVYREEILIRPASPGSSQYLVFSEKGRQMFDDYQEALDTANSLVNNTVSEYMSGYGLSMDNVRFDLECNNVGSIGTIPLETKIVGVAVGSPRRVI, encoded by the coding sequence ATGAATCTCGGGCTAGGAATAGATACAGGCGGCACATATACTGATGCCGTGATCATGGATCTTGAAGATGGATCTATTATAGATTCAAACAAATCGCTTACGACATATCCTGATCTGATAAGGGGCATTGTCAGTTCAATTGACGGCCTTAAGGCCGAACATCTTGCTAATGTAAGATTCACTTCAGTATCCACCACACTTGCTACTAACACCACGCTGGAGGGTAAGGGATATCCTGCAGGTCTCATACTCGTCGGTTACAATATATCCCGAAAGATTCCCACTGATCATATTCTTTCCATAGAAGGCGGGCATGATGCCGATGGAAATGAAGTGGAACCTCTGGGTGACCTGAAGAAGGTAAAAGAATTTGTTACAATGAACCAGCATAAGGTCTCCTCATTTGCTATATCATCATATTTTGGAGTACGCAACCCGGAGCACGAACTCATTATCAAGGAGATAATACAGGACCTGACAGATCATCCCGTTGTTTGCGGACATGAGCTTTCCATGGAGCTCGGAGCTTACGAAAGGGCTTTGACCGCACTTCTTAATGCCCAGTTGATCCCGGTAATAGACCAGTTCATAAGGTCTGTGAGGTCTGTGATGCAGGATAAGAACATCAATTCGGTCCTGATGATGATGAGATGTGATGGATCGCTTGTCAGGATAGAAGAGGCACTCAAAAAACCAGTGGAATCCATTTTTTCCGGACCCGCCGCAAGTCTGCTGGGAGCTGCACATCTGACAGGACTTAAGGAATGCCTGACCGTGGATGTGGGAGGTACGAGTACGGATATCTCTATGATCCTCGACGGGCTGCCTGCTATCAGCAGTTCAGGTGCTGTGGTAGGTGACTGGCATACAATGGTCAAGGCTATCAAGATGAACACTTCTGCCATTGGAGGGGACAGTCATGTATGGATGAAGGAAAAAGCGCGTATGGGACCTAACAGGGTGATACCACTATGTCTTTGCGCTGCCGAATTCCCTTCCATAATAAGCAAATTGCAGAATGCTGAAAGGATCTCAAAGCGAATAATGAGTGACATCATCCAGCCAACAACATTCTTCATGTCCAATGGAACAAAGTCCCATTCACTGCATGCCTCTGAACTGGAGGTAGAAGAGATGGAAATATTCGATGCGATCACAGACGAACCATCTTCTATAGCGGATATTGCCGCAAAGACAAATAAACATGCTCTGATGTTCGAAGGTATCCTGAGAGACCTCATACAGAAGAGATATGTGAGACAGGTAGGCTTCACCCCGACCGATGTCCTGCATGTGATAGGTGACTATACAAGATGGGATTCCAGTGCATCGATGCTTGGAGCAGCTCTTCTTTCAGAATATACTTCTATGGGACCCTTTGATCTTTGCACCACACTCAAGGAAGATGTGGCAAGGGAGATCGTACTCAATCTCATTTCACACTGTGCAGATAAAGTGAAGAAAACCGATCTGGCGAAAATACTGGACGGCACAGAACTAATGAAATTCACGATAAAGACGCCCGTTGTAATGGTGGGCGCTCCTGTAGCCCCATATCTGAAAGATATGAAATATCTCATCGATGCGGACATAAGGCTTCCGCAGTACCATGAAGTTGGTAACGCTGTAGGTGCCCTTGTGGGTAATGTGGTGTACAGGGAAGAAATACTGATAAGACCTGCCAGCCCTGGCAGCTCACAGTATCTGGTCTTCTCTGAAAAAGGAAGACAGATGTTCGATGATTATCAGGAGGCTCTTGACACGGCAAATTCCCTTGTCAATAACACAGTTTCAGAGTATATGTCAGGTTACGGTCTGAGTATGGACAATGTAAGGTTCGATCTTGAATGCAATAATGTAGGGAGTATTGGAACGATACCCCTTGAGACAAAGATAGTAGGGGTCGCTGTTGGTTCCCCCAGGAGGGTAATATGA
- a CDS encoding methyltransferase cognate corrinoid protein, whose product MSTAILNQLAEAVVEGDDDLAEELAQQALDEGVDPYEAIVDGLAKGMTIVSDNYEKGEAFVPHLLIASGAMYAGMDILTPHMKVGGGEQRSIGVIGTIEGDVHDIGKNLVKTMMSAAGFDMVDLGHDVPVQKFVDVAKEKKADIISMSALMTTTMTNMEKVIEILQEEGLRDSLIVMVGGAPVSPEFAEQITADSTHPDSMAATEWAKEAVSNLAPAEQRWSEEKISLAKVKYREILSKKTVKGKTDIGLETAKQIIADFESVAVKTKEEMTHMDRTLAAMGDKKVDRLPVYPLACGVLRKFADVNYKQYATDINAFVESAYLGSKYLDTDMFVGLIDLSATSSDFGCKIKYPEDDTPSSEGHLEAYEQIEVPEVKEGTRAYELIMASKAATEKLNKELDTPFVGFHEGPLLTLTQLMGADRVLMDMKTHPDVVLEAVQKCTDYICQVSELFFEEGACNALCIDNLWSNNVIMDEDDYWKFDGKFVYDQHLPIFKQYDQPYIIHNCADAVHFDTQITKFGTKLYSYAYYPKLRSKGSQGMADLIPKYGHECCLMGEINPVDFMDGSAEGVQKIRTDTEQLLRDVLPTLKENSLQSKFVMASGCEIPPGGPLSTVKAMVDVVKELGPDLQKQHFG is encoded by the coding sequence ATGAGTACAGCAATTTTAAACCAATTAGCGGAAGCTGTGGTCGAAGGCGACGACGACCTGGCAGAAGAACTTGCACAACAAGCCTTAGATGAAGGTGTTGATCCTTACGAGGCAATTGTGGATGGACTTGCAAAGGGAATGACCATTGTAAGTGACAATTACGAAAAGGGAGAAGCCTTTGTACCACATCTGCTCATCGCATCTGGTGCCATGTATGCAGGTATGGACATCCTGACCCCACATATGAAAGTAGGTGGAGGAGAACAGCGTTCTATAGGTGTTATAGGAACCATCGAGGGAGATGTACACGACATAGGAAAGAACCTTGTCAAGACAATGATGTCCGCAGCAGGCTTCGACATGGTCGATCTGGGTCACGATGTGCCGGTCCAGAAATTCGTAGATGTAGCAAAGGAGAAGAAAGCAGACATAATCTCTATGAGTGCCTTGATGACCACTACCATGACAAACATGGAAAAAGTGATCGAGATACTGCAGGAGGAAGGTCTCAGGGATTCTCTCATTGTAATGGTAGGAGGAGCACCTGTTTCCCCTGAATTTGCAGAACAGATCACTGCAGACTCCACACACCCTGATTCCATGGCGGCTACAGAATGGGCAAAGGAAGCTGTAAGCAACCTCGCTCCTGCTGAGCAGAGATGGAGCGAGGAGAAGATCTCACTTGCTAAGGTCAAGTATAGAGAGATCCTGTCCAAGAAGACAGTTAAAGGAAAGACAGACATCGGTCTGGAAACTGCAAAACAGATCATTGCGGACTTTGAGAGTGTAGCTGTCAAGACAAAAGAAGAAATGACCCATATGGACAGGACACTGGCAGCAATGGGTGACAAAAAGGTTGACAGATTGCCTGTATATCCTCTGGCATGTGGTGTATTGAGGAAATTCGCTGATGTTAACTACAAACAGTATGCTACTGACATCAATGCGTTCGTCGAGAGTGCTTACCTTGGATCGAAGTATCTGGATACGGACATGTTCGTCGGTCTCATAGACCTTTCAGCAACATCATCTGACTTCGGATGTAAGATCAAGTACCCTGAAGATGACACACCATCATCAGAAGGACACCTTGAGGCATATGAACAGATCGAGGTCCCTGAGGTCAAGGAAGGAACCCGCGCCTATGAGCTTATAATGGCTTCCAAGGCCGCTACTGAGAAACTTAACAAGGAACTGGATACACCATTTGTCGGATTCCATGAAGGACCACTTCTTACCCTTACACAGCTTATGGGTGCAGACCGTGTCCTGATGGACATGAAGACACATCCTGATGTTGTGCTTGAAGCGGTCCAGAAATGTACTGACTACATCTGTCAGGTATCTGAGCTCTTCTTTGAAGAGGGTGCCTGTAATGCACTTTGTATCGACAACCTCTGGTCCAACAATGTGATCATGGACGAAGATGACTACTGGAAATTTGACGGTAAGTTCGTATACGACCAGCACCTGCCGATCTTCAAGCAGTACGACCAGCCATACATCATTCACAACTGTGCAGATGCAGTACACTTTGATACACAGATCACAAAGTTCGGAACAAAGCTGTACAGCTACGCATACTATCCAAAACTCAGGAGCAAGGGCTCTCAGGGAATGGCAGACCTTATTCCAAAGTATGGTCATGAATGCTGCCTCATGGGTGAGATCAACCCTGTTGATTTCATGGATGGCTCTGCAGAAGGTGTGCAGAAGATCAGGACAGACACTGAACAGCTGCTTAGAGATGTTCTTCCGACACTCAAGGAGAACAGCCTGCAGTCCAAGTTTGTCATGGCATCTGGTTGTGAGATCCCACCAGGAGGACCTCTCAGCACTGTGAAGGCAATGGTGGACGTAGTTAAGGAACTGGGTCCGGATCTTCAGAAACAGCATTTCGGATAA
- a CDS encoding winged helix-turn-helix domain-containing protein, producing the protein MKLALLGTLFLSDKRKDLLILLIERPMNIDEIKTTLNVTSSAMMTQIKILIDQGIILYENDYYKLSGFGEVIVKKMIPLLNTLMVFEDNKQYWENHKVQGIPAHLLERIEELGSCEIVEPELNRMYELPKKFTDNLIQSKYIMEISSSFSPAYPYKYIELARKGVRISLIITEPVFERFETEYFEQLQDYLGMNNTELFVYKGDIDFASSVVTDKFLSLTLFYKTGMFHNHAMLSFETNALMWGEDMYKFFRKISEEVPGI; encoded by the coding sequence ATGAAACTGGCTCTTTTAGGCACTCTTTTTCTATCCGACAAAAGAAAAGACCTCCTCATCCTGCTAATAGAACGGCCTATGAACATCGATGAGATCAAGACCACACTCAATGTTACTTCCAGTGCCATGATGACACAGATCAAGATCCTCATCGACCAGGGCATAATACTTTATGAGAATGATTATTACAAACTCTCCGGTTTTGGAGAGGTGATTGTAAAGAAAATGATCCCTCTTTTAAACACCTTAATGGTCTTTGAAGACAATAAACAATACTGGGAGAACCATAAAGTACAAGGTATCCCGGCACATCTTCTTGAGAGAATTGAAGAACTGGGCTCATGTGAGATCGTTGAGCCGGAACTTAATCGTATGTATGAACTACCGAAAAAGTTCACTGACAATCTCATACAGTCAAAATACATCATGGAGATCTCTTCTTCATTCAGCCCGGCTTATCCCTACAAGTACATCGAGCTTGCCAGGAAAGGTGTCCGGATCTCATTAATAATAACGGAGCCTGTTTTTGAAAGATTTGAAACGGAGTATTTTGAGCAACTGCAGGATTATCTCGGAATGAATAATACCGAACTTTTTGTCTATAAAGGCGATATAGATTTTGCTTCCAGCGTAGTGACAGACAAATTCCTTTCACTGACCCTGTTCTACAAAACAGGCATGTTCCACAATCATGCTATGCTGAGTTTTGAAACAAATGCATTGATGTGGGGAGAGGATATGTACAAGTTCTTCAGAAAAATATCTGAAGAAGTGCCTGGTATCTGA